One Micromonospora eburnea genomic region harbors:
- a CDS encoding DMT family transporter, with protein sequence MTALVAAFCYALSTTIQQRAAKRQPPRRAWDVRLLWRLLRTRSWQLGWTPNVGALLAQAVALRHGPLAVVQPLLSTGLFMAILIEAVWSRRPVQRRDLVATVLGTAGLAAFLATAAPSAGVDDPAATAWWWVSAGAGGAVAACLAAARPTTGAARGALLGVATGILYGLAAALIKAVVTRFHGDLLALITDPRLAALVAVSLVGVQVNQNAFQSGRIAAPLTALTLTEPVTGVVVGVTAFREKLSLGGYGIPLVVLAAAAIVAGVWLAAGAPRKAH encoded by the coding sequence GTGACCGCGCTCGTCGCGGCCTTCTGCTACGCGCTGTCCACCACCATCCAGCAGCGGGCGGCGAAGCGGCAGCCGCCTCGGCGGGCCTGGGATGTGCGGTTGCTGTGGCGGCTGCTGCGTACCCGGTCCTGGCAGTTGGGCTGGACGCCGAACGTGGGGGCTCTCCTCGCCCAGGCCGTGGCCCTGCGGCACGGCCCGTTGGCGGTGGTGCAGCCGTTGCTGTCCACCGGGCTGTTCATGGCCATCCTGATCGAGGCCGTCTGGTCCCGGCGGCCGGTGCAACGCCGTGACCTGGTGGCGACGGTGCTCGGCACGGCGGGCCTGGCCGCGTTCCTGGCCACAGCCGCCCCGTCGGCGGGGGTCGACGACCCGGCCGCCACCGCGTGGTGGTGGGTGTCGGCCGGGGCCGGCGGCGCCGTGGCCGCCTGCCTGGCGGCGGCCCGGCCGACCACCGGCGCGGCCCGCGGCGCACTGCTCGGCGTGGCCACCGGCATCCTGTACGGCCTGGCCGCGGCGTTGATCAAGGCGGTGGTGACCCGGTTCCACGGCGACCTGCTCGCACTGATCACTGATCCGCGGCTGGCGGCGCTGGTGGCGGTTTCGCTGGTCGGCGTGCAGGTCAACCAGAACGCGTTCCAGAGCGGGCGGATCGCCGCCCCGCTGACCGCGCTCACCCTCACCGAGCCGGTGACCGGCGTGGTCGTCGGGGTGACCGCGTTCCGCGAGAAGCTGTCGCTCGGCGGGTACGGAATCCCGCTCGTCGTGCTCGCGGCGGCCGCGATCGTGGCGGGCGTCTGGCTGGCCGCCGGCGCGCCGCGCAAGGCCCACTGA
- a CDS encoding sensor histidine kinase, with product MRTPSVDRLLAHVWIVFAAINVALMWFLPGQETVPFHLVWISLALVYGFTTWPLSWMVAALVAVTTTTGVILAHHAAVGEIRWEETAEEPLMAVIFVVMAWHVHRRHVLLHEMRRIGEAERDRAHRQELLVRLASHELRTPLTIARGYTELLRTAHDDPPTLADTAVVLDELDKATRIAHRLVTLMQLEQQHPVRPVDLDTELARIARRWAPTADREWSCRSAIGPTRVNPERLEAALDCLIENAVKFTVPGDRIALVGRRDPAGWTVEVIDSGEGIPPEAVPDLLAGRPGRPTATGTGLGWAIVGAVAATLDGRMTVGGGPGIGTRVGLWVPEPAPPGPARSEPVRAESADGPISLASG from the coding sequence ATGCGTACGCCCTCGGTTGACCGGCTGCTGGCCCACGTCTGGATCGTCTTCGCCGCGATCAACGTGGCGCTGATGTGGTTCCTGCCCGGCCAGGAGACGGTGCCGTTCCACCTGGTCTGGATCAGCCTGGCCCTGGTCTACGGCTTCACCACCTGGCCGCTGTCCTGGATGGTGGCCGCGCTGGTGGCGGTGACCACCACGACCGGCGTGATCCTGGCCCACCACGCGGCGGTCGGCGAGATCCGCTGGGAGGAGACCGCCGAGGAACCGCTGATGGCGGTGATCTTCGTCGTGATGGCCTGGCACGTGCACCGCCGGCACGTGCTGCTGCACGAGATGCGCCGCATCGGCGAGGCCGAGCGGGACCGGGCGCACCGGCAGGAACTGCTGGTCCGGCTCGCTTCGCACGAGCTGCGTACGCCGCTGACCATCGCCCGCGGATACACCGAACTGCTGCGTACCGCCCACGACGACCCGCCGACCCTGGCGGACACCGCGGTGGTACTCGACGAGTTGGACAAGGCGACCCGTATCGCGCACCGGCTGGTCACCCTCATGCAGCTGGAGCAGCAGCACCCGGTGCGCCCGGTCGACCTGGACACCGAGCTGGCCCGGATCGCCCGGCGGTGGGCGCCCACCGCCGACCGGGAATGGTCCTGCCGGTCGGCGATCGGGCCGACCCGGGTCAACCCGGAGCGGCTGGAGGCCGCGTTGGACTGCCTGATCGAGAACGCGGTGAAGTTCACCGTGCCCGGGGACCGGATCGCGCTGGTGGGCCGCCGGGACCCGGCCGGCTGGACGGTGGAGGTGATCGACTCGGGAGAGGGCATCCCGCCGGAGGCCGTACCCGACCTGCTCGCCGGGCGGCCGGGGCGTCCCACCGCCACCGGAACGGGACTCGGCTGGGCCATCGTCGGTGCGGTGGCCGCGACGCTCGACGGTCGGATGACCGTCGGCGGCGGGCCGGGCATCGGCACCCGGGTCGGGCTCTGGGTGCCGGAACCCGCCCCGCCCGGCCCGGCCCGTTCGGAACCGGTCCGCGCCGAGTCCGCCGATGGGCCGATCAGCCTGGCCTCGGGCTGA
- a CDS encoding response regulator transcription factor, with protein MIEDDERIGRLVTRALEGGGLLTERASSGTSGLDAALRRDFDLVVLDLMLPGLDGRQVLDRLLERRPEQPVLVLSAIPEISTRVAVLEAGAADFLGKPFAVAELLARVRARMRGASAGDAGRWLRVGPAQLDLHRRQATVNGVRVDLPLREFLLLQHLMSRAGRPCSREELLADVWGLHFDPGSNVVDVSVRRLRGRLDRPDRIETVRGVGYAYALG; from the coding sequence GTGATCGAGGACGACGAGCGGATCGGACGGTTGGTCACCCGGGCACTTGAGGGTGGCGGCCTGCTGACCGAGCGGGCGTCGTCCGGCACATCCGGCCTGGACGCGGCGCTGCGCCGGGATTTCGACCTGGTGGTGCTGGACCTGATGCTGCCCGGTCTGGACGGCCGCCAGGTGCTGGACCGGCTGCTGGAGCGGCGGCCCGAGCAACCCGTGCTGGTGCTCTCCGCGATACCGGAGATCAGCACTCGGGTGGCGGTGCTGGAGGCGGGCGCGGCGGACTTCCTCGGCAAACCGTTCGCGGTCGCCGAGCTGCTGGCCCGGGTACGCGCCCGGATGCGCGGGGCGTCCGCCGGAGACGCGGGCCGGTGGCTGCGGGTCGGCCCGGCGCAGCTGGACCTGCACCGGCGTCAGGCCACCGTCAACGGGGTACGCGTGGACCTGCCGCTGCGCGAGTTCCTGCTGTTGCAGCACCTGATGAGCCGGGCCGGCCGCCCGTGCAGCCGCGAGGAGCTGCTGGCCGACGTGTGGGGCCTGCACTTCGACCCGGGCAGCAACGTGGTCGACGTGTCGGTCCGCCGGCTGCGCGGCCGGCTGGACCGGCCGGACCGGATCGAGACGGTGCGCGGGGTGGGCTATGCGTACGCCCTCGGTTGA